In a genomic window of Jaculus jaculus isolate mJacJac1 chromosome 8, mJacJac1.mat.Y.cur, whole genome shotgun sequence:
- the Apcdd1l gene encoding protein APCDD1-like isoform X2 produces MSAMIAPRGNTGVSWPLLNLTQEAGTLEGTEATGDSRLRWEPQCQQPVPDGSPITAVLPPRLNGPWISTGCEVRPGPEFLTRCYVFYPNRLFRAHQFYYRDPSCREPTHSLLIKGKVRLRRASWVTQGATEADYHLHSVGIIFHSRQALLDITKRLNQTQVNQNCSGRLPPAWAWLPGALYELLSPRTQGGCTEALGFSMHELSLIRMQWRLQLQPGTVPQLVEELLLGDIHTDWAERQHYRPTGYQRPLQSVVHHARPCLACSLIARSDERHPPILPRQPTRPLFLGGRWVSAGCEVRPAVLFLTRLFTFHGHNRSWEGYYHHFSDPACRQRTFTVYAAGHYSRGMPSTRVRGGTELIFEVTQAHVTPMDQVTTAMLNFSEPSSCGGPGTWSVGTERDVTTTNGCLPLGIRLPHIEYELLKIEQDPRGRSLLFIGERPTDGSSPNTPEKRPTSYQPPLVLCRGQARNPHKPPPHRASLQKPPVGWGSCPAVVHLPVLLLVQGAAFLLWL; encoded by the exons ATGTCAGCCATGATAGCTCCAAGGGGCAATACGGGGGTCTCCTGGCCTCTCCTGAACCTCACACAGGAAG CTGGTACCTTAGAGGGCACTGAGGCTACAGGGGATAGCCGCCTGCGCTGGGAGCCTCAATGCCAGCAGCCAGTGCCTGATGGCTCACCCATCACTGCGGTTCTGCCACCACGCCTAAACGGGCCCTGGATCTCCACTGG CTGCGAGGTGCGTCCAGGACCAGAGTTCCTTACCCGCTGCTACGTCTTTTACCCCAACCGCCTCTTCCGAGCCCACCAATTCTACTACAGGGACCCTTCCTGCCGGGAGCCTACCCACTCACTGCTCATCAAGGGTAAAGTCCGCCTCCGCCGGGCCTCCTGGGTCACCCAGGGTGCTACTGAAGCTGACTACCACCTGCACAGCGTGGGCATCATCTTCCACAGCCGCCAAGCCCTGCTTGACATCACCAAGCGCCTCAACCAGACCCAGGTCAACCAGAACTGCTCCGGGCGGCTGCCACCTGCTTGGGCCTGGCTGCCGGGGGCGCTGTATGAGCTGCTGAGTCCCCGGACCCAAGGGGGCTGCACGGAGGCACTGGGCTTCAGCATGCATGAGCTCAGCCTCATACGCATGCAATGGCGCCTGCAGCTGCAGCCAGGGACAGTGCCCCAGCTGGTGGAGGAGCTGCTCCTTGGGGACATCCACACCGACTGGGCAGAGCGGCAGCACTACCGGCCCACTGGCTACCAGCGCCCACTGCAGAGTGTCGTG CACCATGCCAGGCCCTGCCTGGCCTGCAGCCTCATTGCCCGCTCTGATGAACGCCACCCACCCATCCTGCCTCGCCAGCCCACCCGGCCCCTGTTCCTGGGCGGCCGCTGGGTCAGTGCAGGCTGCGAGGTGCGGCCTGCCGTTTTGTTCCTCACACGGCTCTTCACCTTCCACGGTCACAACCGCTCCTGGGAAGGGTACTACCACCACTTCTCTGATCCTGCCTGTCGCCAACGCACCTTCACCGTGTACGCTGCAGGCCACTACTCCAGGGGCATGCCATCCACCCGGGTCCGAGGTGGCACTGAGCTGATATTCGAGGTCACACAGGCCCATGTGACCCCTATGGACCAGGTCACCACAGCCATGCTCAACTTCTCCGAGCCAAGCAGCTGTGGGGGCCCAGGAACCTGGTCGGTGGGCACTGAGAGGGACGTCACAACCACCAACGGATGCCTCCCACTGGGCATCAGGCTCCCCCACATAGAATACGAGCTGCTCaagatagagcaagacccccgTGGACGGAGCCTGCTGTTCATCGGAGAGAGGCCCACGGATGGGTCCAGTCCCAACACTCCCGAGAAGCGCCCCACCTCCTACCAGCCACCCCTGGTGCTCTGCAGGGGGCAGGCCCGAAACCCCCATAAGCCCCCACCACACAGAGCCTCGCTGCAGAAGCCCCCAGTTGGCTGGGGGTCGTGTCCTGCTGTCGTGCATCTCCCTGTGCTGCTCCTGGTGCAAGGAGCGGCCTTTCTCCTGTGGCTGTGA
- the Apcdd1l gene encoding protein APCDD1-like isoform X1, translating to MILGSTPPSPSVPSLLPCHLRFCLSCPEAPRVRTNNPAGTLEGTEATGDSRLRWEPQCQQPVPDGSPITAVLPPRLNGPWISTGCEVRPGPEFLTRCYVFYPNRLFRAHQFYYRDPSCREPTHSLLIKGKVRLRRASWVTQGATEADYHLHSVGIIFHSRQALLDITKRLNQTQVNQNCSGRLPPAWAWLPGALYELLSPRTQGGCTEALGFSMHELSLIRMQWRLQLQPGTVPQLVEELLLGDIHTDWAERQHYRPTGYQRPLQSVVHHARPCLACSLIARSDERHPPILPRQPTRPLFLGGRWVSAGCEVRPAVLFLTRLFTFHGHNRSWEGYYHHFSDPACRQRTFTVYAAGHYSRGMPSTRVRGGTELIFEVTQAHVTPMDQVTTAMLNFSEPSSCGGPGTWSVGTERDVTTTNGCLPLGIRLPHIEYELLKIEQDPRGRSLLFIGERPTDGSSPNTPEKRPTSYQPPLVLCRGQARNPHKPPPHRASLQKPPVGWGSCPAVVHLPVLLLVQGAAFLLWL from the exons CTGGTACCTTAGAGGGCACTGAGGCTACAGGGGATAGCCGCCTGCGCTGGGAGCCTCAATGCCAGCAGCCAGTGCCTGATGGCTCACCCATCACTGCGGTTCTGCCACCACGCCTAAACGGGCCCTGGATCTCCACTGG CTGCGAGGTGCGTCCAGGACCAGAGTTCCTTACCCGCTGCTACGTCTTTTACCCCAACCGCCTCTTCCGAGCCCACCAATTCTACTACAGGGACCCTTCCTGCCGGGAGCCTACCCACTCACTGCTCATCAAGGGTAAAGTCCGCCTCCGCCGGGCCTCCTGGGTCACCCAGGGTGCTACTGAAGCTGACTACCACCTGCACAGCGTGGGCATCATCTTCCACAGCCGCCAAGCCCTGCTTGACATCACCAAGCGCCTCAACCAGACCCAGGTCAACCAGAACTGCTCCGGGCGGCTGCCACCTGCTTGGGCCTGGCTGCCGGGGGCGCTGTATGAGCTGCTGAGTCCCCGGACCCAAGGGGGCTGCACGGAGGCACTGGGCTTCAGCATGCATGAGCTCAGCCTCATACGCATGCAATGGCGCCTGCAGCTGCAGCCAGGGACAGTGCCCCAGCTGGTGGAGGAGCTGCTCCTTGGGGACATCCACACCGACTGGGCAGAGCGGCAGCACTACCGGCCCACTGGCTACCAGCGCCCACTGCAGAGTGTCGTG CACCATGCCAGGCCCTGCCTGGCCTGCAGCCTCATTGCCCGCTCTGATGAACGCCACCCACCCATCCTGCCTCGCCAGCCCACCCGGCCCCTGTTCCTGGGCGGCCGCTGGGTCAGTGCAGGCTGCGAGGTGCGGCCTGCCGTTTTGTTCCTCACACGGCTCTTCACCTTCCACGGTCACAACCGCTCCTGGGAAGGGTACTACCACCACTTCTCTGATCCTGCCTGTCGCCAACGCACCTTCACCGTGTACGCTGCAGGCCACTACTCCAGGGGCATGCCATCCACCCGGGTCCGAGGTGGCACTGAGCTGATATTCGAGGTCACACAGGCCCATGTGACCCCTATGGACCAGGTCACCACAGCCATGCTCAACTTCTCCGAGCCAAGCAGCTGTGGGGGCCCAGGAACCTGGTCGGTGGGCACTGAGAGGGACGTCACAACCACCAACGGATGCCTCCCACTGGGCATCAGGCTCCCCCACATAGAATACGAGCTGCTCaagatagagcaagacccccgTGGACGGAGCCTGCTGTTCATCGGAGAGAGGCCCACGGATGGGTCCAGTCCCAACACTCCCGAGAAGCGCCCCACCTCCTACCAGCCACCCCTGGTGCTCTGCAGGGGGCAGGCCCGAAACCCCCATAAGCCCCCACCACACAGAGCCTCGCTGCAGAAGCCCCCAGTTGGCTGGGGGTCGTGTCCTGCTGTCGTGCATCTCCCTGTGCTGCTCCTGGTGCAAGGAGCGGCCTTTCTCCTGTGGCTGTGA
- the Apcdd1l gene encoding protein APCDD1-like isoform X3, which translates to MPAATLPYACVLVLLGAGTLEGTEATGDSRLRWEPQCQQPVPDGSPITAVLPPRLNGPWISTGCEVRPGPEFLTRCYVFYPNRLFRAHQFYYRDPSCREPTHSLLIKGKVRLRRASWVTQGATEADYHLHSVGIIFHSRQALLDITKRLNQTQVNQNCSGRLPPAWAWLPGALYELLSPRTQGGCTEALGFSMHELSLIRMQWRLQLQPGTVPQLVEELLLGDIHTDWAERQHYRPTGYQRPLQSVVHHARPCLACSLIARSDERHPPILPRQPTRPLFLGGRWVSAGCEVRPAVLFLTRLFTFHGHNRSWEGYYHHFSDPACRQRTFTVYAAGHYSRGMPSTRVRGGTELIFEVTQAHVTPMDQVTTAMLNFSEPSSCGGPGTWSVGTERDVTTTNGCLPLGIRLPHIEYELLKIEQDPRGRSLLFIGERPTDGSSPNTPEKRPTSYQPPLVLCRGQARNPHKPPPHRASLQKPPVGWGSCPAVVHLPVLLLVQGAAFLLWL; encoded by the exons CTGGTACCTTAGAGGGCACTGAGGCTACAGGGGATAGCCGCCTGCGCTGGGAGCCTCAATGCCAGCAGCCAGTGCCTGATGGCTCACCCATCACTGCGGTTCTGCCACCACGCCTAAACGGGCCCTGGATCTCCACTGG CTGCGAGGTGCGTCCAGGACCAGAGTTCCTTACCCGCTGCTACGTCTTTTACCCCAACCGCCTCTTCCGAGCCCACCAATTCTACTACAGGGACCCTTCCTGCCGGGAGCCTACCCACTCACTGCTCATCAAGGGTAAAGTCCGCCTCCGCCGGGCCTCCTGGGTCACCCAGGGTGCTACTGAAGCTGACTACCACCTGCACAGCGTGGGCATCATCTTCCACAGCCGCCAAGCCCTGCTTGACATCACCAAGCGCCTCAACCAGACCCAGGTCAACCAGAACTGCTCCGGGCGGCTGCCACCTGCTTGGGCCTGGCTGCCGGGGGCGCTGTATGAGCTGCTGAGTCCCCGGACCCAAGGGGGCTGCACGGAGGCACTGGGCTTCAGCATGCATGAGCTCAGCCTCATACGCATGCAATGGCGCCTGCAGCTGCAGCCAGGGACAGTGCCCCAGCTGGTGGAGGAGCTGCTCCTTGGGGACATCCACACCGACTGGGCAGAGCGGCAGCACTACCGGCCCACTGGCTACCAGCGCCCACTGCAGAGTGTCGTG CACCATGCCAGGCCCTGCCTGGCCTGCAGCCTCATTGCCCGCTCTGATGAACGCCACCCACCCATCCTGCCTCGCCAGCCCACCCGGCCCCTGTTCCTGGGCGGCCGCTGGGTCAGTGCAGGCTGCGAGGTGCGGCCTGCCGTTTTGTTCCTCACACGGCTCTTCACCTTCCACGGTCACAACCGCTCCTGGGAAGGGTACTACCACCACTTCTCTGATCCTGCCTGTCGCCAACGCACCTTCACCGTGTACGCTGCAGGCCACTACTCCAGGGGCATGCCATCCACCCGGGTCCGAGGTGGCACTGAGCTGATATTCGAGGTCACACAGGCCCATGTGACCCCTATGGACCAGGTCACCACAGCCATGCTCAACTTCTCCGAGCCAAGCAGCTGTGGGGGCCCAGGAACCTGGTCGGTGGGCACTGAGAGGGACGTCACAACCACCAACGGATGCCTCCCACTGGGCATCAGGCTCCCCCACATAGAATACGAGCTGCTCaagatagagcaagacccccgTGGACGGAGCCTGCTGTTCATCGGAGAGAGGCCCACGGATGGGTCCAGTCCCAACACTCCCGAGAAGCGCCCCACCTCCTACCAGCCACCCCTGGTGCTCTGCAGGGGGCAGGCCCGAAACCCCCATAAGCCCCCACCACACAGAGCCTCGCTGCAGAAGCCCCCAGTTGGCTGGGGGTCGTGTCCTGCTGTCGTGCATCTCCCTGTGCTGCTCCTGGTGCAAGGAGCGGCCTTTCTCCTGTGGCTGTGA